The Pseudomonas fluorescens genome includes a window with the following:
- a CDS encoding RNA polymerase sigma factor has product MTVTDDTLLLQRLLAGEQQAYKELVSAYQSPMRAVAYAIVGSRHVDEVVQDAWLSVVRNLSGFQGRSSLKTWLLTITANAARGRYKQNRREVLFDDLPSPHGTLGDDRFAADGHWLLAPFAWHQDTPEALLTMAELRDCLEHTLLSLSELQGSVLNLRERQGLELEEICNLLDISLSNVRVLLHRARLKVFATVEHFEETGEC; this is encoded by the coding sequence ATGACGGTCACCGATGACACCCTTCTGCTCCAACGCCTCCTGGCCGGTGAGCAGCAGGCCTATAAGGAACTGGTCAGCGCCTACCAGAGCCCGATGCGCGCCGTGGCCTATGCCATCGTCGGCAGCCGCCATGTCGATGAGGTGGTGCAGGACGCGTGGCTGTCGGTGGTGCGCAATCTCAGTGGTTTCCAGGGACGTTCCAGCCTCAAGACCTGGCTGCTGACCATCACCGCCAACGCTGCCAGAGGGCGCTACAAACAGAACCGTCGGGAGGTGTTGTTCGACGATCTGCCGTCACCCCATGGCACCCTCGGCGATGATCGTTTCGCCGCCGACGGTCATTGGCTGTTGGCGCCGTTCGCCTGGCACCAGGACACGCCTGAGGCGCTGCTCACGATGGCGGAATTACGCGATTGCCTGGAGCACACGTTGCTCAGCCTGTCGGAACTGCAAGGCAGCGTGCTGAACCTGCGGGAACGCCAGGGGCTGGAGCTGGAAGAAATCTGTAATCTTCTGGATATTTCGCTCTCCAATGTGCGAGTGCTGTTGCATCGC
- a CDS encoding beta-ketoacyl-ACP synthase III has translation MHNVVISGTGLYTPANSISNEELVQSFNTYVAQFNADNADAIARGEVEALTESNAAFIEKASGIKSRFVMDKEGILDPQRMTPRLPERSNDEWSVLCEMAIGAAKQALERAGRTVADIDGVIVACSNLQRAYPAIAIEVQEALGIEGFGFDMNVACSSATFGIQAAANSVQLGQARAILMVNPEVCTGHLNFRDRDSHFIFGDAATAVIIERADLATSPYQFDVVSTKLLTKFSNNIRNNFGFLNRAAEEGIGSRDKLFVQEGRKVFRDVCPMVAELIGAHLEENQLNVGEVKRFWLHQANLSMNHLIVRKLLGREATEEEAPVILDRYANTSSAGSVIAFHKYQDDLPSGSVAVLSSFGAGYSIGSVILRKH, from the coding sequence ATGCATAACGTCGTCATCAGCGGCACCGGCCTGTACACCCCGGCCAACAGCATCTCCAATGAAGAGCTGGTGCAATCTTTCAATACCTATGTCGCACAATTCAACGCCGACAACGCCGATGCCATCGCGCGCGGTGAAGTCGAGGCGTTGACCGAATCCAACGCCGCGTTCATCGAAAAGGCCTCCGGCATCAAGAGCCGCTTTGTCATGGACAAGGAGGGCATTCTTGATCCGCAACGCATGACCCCACGGTTGCCCGAGCGCTCCAACGACGAATGGTCGGTGCTGTGCGAGATGGCCATCGGCGCTGCGAAACAGGCCCTGGAGCGCGCCGGCCGCACGGTCGCCGACATCGACGGGGTCATCGTCGCCTGTTCCAACCTGCAGCGTGCCTACCCGGCCATCGCCATCGAAGTCCAGGAAGCCCTGGGCATCGAAGGTTTCGGTTTCGACATGAACGTGGCTTGTTCCTCAGCCACTTTCGGCATCCAGGCAGCAGCCAACAGCGTGCAACTGGGCCAGGCCCGGGCAATCCTGATGGTCAACCCGGAAGTGTGCACCGGCCACCTGAACTTCCGTGATCGCGACAGCCACTTCATCTTCGGCGACGCGGCTACCGCCGTGATCATCGAGCGGGCGGACCTGGCGACCTCGCCATACCAGTTCGACGTGGTCAGCACCAAGCTGTTGACCAAGTTCTCCAACAACATTCGCAACAACTTCGGCTTCCTCAACCGCGCCGCCGAAGAAGGCATCGGCAGCCGTGACAAGCTGTTTGTCCAGGAAGGCCGCAAGGTGTTCCGCGACGTCTGCCCGATGGTGGCCGAGCTGATCGGTGCCCACCTGGAAGAAAACCAGCTGAACGTCGGCGAGGTGAAGCGCTTCTGGCTGCACCAGGCCAACCTGAGCATGAACCACCTGATCGTGCGCAAACTGCTGGGGCGCGAAGCCACCGAAGAGGAAGCGCCAGTGATCCTCGACCGCTACGCCAACACCAGTTCGGCGGGCTCGGTGATTGCATTCCACAAATACCAGGATGATTTGCCCAGCGGTTCGGTCGCCGTGCTCAGTTCGTTTGGCGCCGGGTATTCGATTGGCAGCGTGATTTTGCGTAAGCATTGA
- the hrpA gene encoding ATP-dependent RNA helicase HrpA, whose translation MTDQAPAIDKLLKNLDHAMLADRHRLRRQLLELRKKPDEAKLAQWVARMQASCDQVLARKASLPVIRYDDNLPIAAKRDEIKDALLKHQVLIIAGETGSGKTTQLPKICLEIGRGQHGLIGHTQPRRIAARSVASRVAEELATPLGALVGYQVRFEDQSDANTLIKLMTDGILLAETQNDRYLERYDTIIVDEAHERSLNIDFLLGYLKTLLPRRPDLKVIITSATIDLERFSKHFDDAPIVEVSGRTFPVETWYRPLTLEQDEEGNRVEDDLTVDQAILATLDEIAAYERSERRSPGDVLVFLPGEREIRDAAEMLRKAQLKHTEILPLYARLSPAEQQRIFQSHPGRRVVLATNVAETSLTVPGIRYVIDSGTARISRYSYRAKVQRLPIEAISQASANQRKGRCGRVEPGICVRLYSEEDFLGRPEFTDPEILRTNLAAVILQMLHLRLGEITDFPFIEPPDGKAISDGFNLLQELSAVDRNSQLTPLGRQLARLPVDPRMGRMLLEAAKLGSLQEVLIVASAMSIQDPRERPPERQQAADQAHAQWKDADSDFAGLVNLWRGFEEQRQALTASPLRNWCRKNFLNYLRLREWRDSHRQLSLICRDMQLSLNKEPADYPKLHKAVLSGLLSQIGQKTEEGDYLGARQRRFWVHPSSGLGKKRPQWLMTAELVETTKLYARMVAKIEPDWIEPLAGHLIKKNHFEPHWEKKRGQVVAYEQITLFGLIVVGRRPVHYGPVDPVVSRELFIREALVRGEIQSKAKCLSANTRLLEQLDELEAKARRRDILADEETLYAFYDARLPAEIHQTATFDSWYRINSQKDPQLLIMREEDVLAREASEVTAAHYPDTLRVGDLTLPLSYHFEPNHPRDGVTLRVPAPLLPMLPPERLEWLVPGVIEAKCIALVRNLPKALRKNFVPVPDFVKAALQRITFAEGSLPQALGRELLRMTGARVSDEAWAEAAQQVESHLRMNLEIVDGQGKFLGEGRDLAELTARFAEASQAALAVPQTAKSQAPVEAKIFAPVAEKTQQKIAGLSMTVYPALVEEGGVVKEGRFPTPAEAEFQHRRALQRLLMQQLAESAKFLRGKLPGLTELGLLYRELGRIDSLVEDILLASLDSCVLEGEASLPRDGAALASLAERKRGGWTEHAERLAKLTLDILKLWHGLQKRFKGKIDLAQAVALNDIKQQLSHLVYPGFVRETPHQWLKELPRYLKAIEQRFEKLGSQVQKDRVWSGELSNLWAQYQARASKHAQEGKRDPQLELYRWWLEEYRVSLFAQQLGTKVPISDKRLGKQWSLVEG comes from the coding sequence ATGACTGACCAAGCCCCCGCTATCGACAAGCTGCTGAAAAACCTCGACCACGCCATGCTCGCCGACCGTCACCGGTTGCGGCGCCAGTTGCTCGAGCTGCGCAAGAAACCCGACGAGGCCAAGTTGGCCCAGTGGGTGGCGCGCATGCAGGCGTCGTGCGACCAGGTGTTGGCGCGCAAGGCGAGCCTGCCGGTGATCCGCTACGACGACAATCTGCCGATCGCCGCCAAGCGCGACGAAATCAAGGACGCGCTGCTCAAGCATCAGGTGCTGATCATCGCCGGTGAAACCGGTTCGGGTAAAACCACGCAGTTGCCCAAGATCTGCCTGGAAATCGGTCGCGGTCAGCATGGCTTGATCGGCCACACCCAGCCGCGCCGGATCGCCGCGCGCAGTGTGGCGAGTCGGGTGGCCGAGGAACTGGCCACGCCGTTGGGCGCGCTGGTGGGTTATCAGGTTCGGTTCGAGGACCAGAGCGACGCCAACACCCTGATCAAGCTGATGACCGACGGCATCCTGCTGGCCGAGACCCAGAACGACCGCTACCTCGAGCGCTACGACACGATCATCGTCGACGAAGCCCACGAACGCAGCCTGAACATCGACTTCCTGCTGGGCTACCTCAAGACCCTGCTGCCACGCCGTCCGGACCTGAAAGTCATCATCACCTCGGCGACCATCGACCTGGAGCGCTTCTCCAAGCATTTCGATGATGCGCCGATCGTGGAAGTCTCGGGCCGCACCTTCCCGGTGGAAACCTGGTATCGCCCGCTGACCCTGGAGCAGGACGAGGAAGGCAACCGGGTCGAGGATGACTTGACTGTCGACCAGGCGATCCTCGCCACCCTCGATGAAATCGCCGCCTACGAGCGCAGCGAGCGCCGCAGCCCTGGGGACGTGCTGGTGTTCCTGCCGGGCGAGCGGGAGATTCGCGACGCGGCGGAGATGCTGCGTAAGGCCCAGCTCAAGCACACCGAGATCCTGCCGCTGTATGCGCGACTGTCGCCGGCCGAACAGCAGCGGATCTTCCAGTCCCACCCGGGCCGTCGCGTGGTGCTGGCGACCAACGTCGCCGAAACCTCGCTGACCGTGCCGGGCATCCGCTACGTGATCGACAGCGGCACCGCGCGCATCAGCCGCTACAGCTATCGCGCCAAGGTCCAGCGCCTGCCCATCGAAGCCATTTCCCAGGCCAGCGCCAACCAGCGCAAGGGGCGTTGCGGACGGGTCGAGCCGGGGATTTGCGTGCGGTTGTACAGCGAAGAAGATTTTCTTGGGCGGCCGGAGTTCACTGACCCGGAAATCCTGCGCACCAACCTGGCGGCGGTGATCCTGCAGATGCTGCACCTGCGTCTCGGCGAGATCACTGATTTCCCGTTCATCGAGCCGCCGGATGGCAAGGCCATCAGTGACGGTTTCAACCTGCTGCAGGAATTGTCGGCGGTGGACCGCAACAGCCAATTGACCCCGCTCGGTCGCCAGTTGGCGCGCCTGCCGGTGGATCCGCGCATGGGCCGCATGCTGTTGGAAGCGGCGAAGCTGGGCAGTTTGCAGGAGGTGTTGATCGTCGCCAGTGCCATGTCGATCCAGGATCCGCGCGAGCGTCCGCCGGAGCGCCAACAGGCGGCGGACCAGGCCCACGCCCAGTGGAAGGACGCGGATTCGGACTTCGCCGGGCTGGTCAACCTGTGGCGCGGTTTCGAAGAGCAGCGCCAGGCCCTGACCGCCAGCCCGCTGCGCAATTGGTGCCGCAAGAACTTCCTCAACTACCTGCGCCTGCGCGAGTGGCGCGATTCCCATCGTCAGTTGAGCCTGATCTGCCGCGACATGCAGTTGAGCCTCAATAAAGAACCGGCCGATTACCCGAAACTGCACAAAGCGGTGCTTTCGGGCCTGTTGAGCCAGATCGGCCAGAAAACCGAAGAGGGCGACTACCTCGGCGCCCGCCAGCGGCGGTTCTGGGTCCATCCGTCTTCGGGCCTGGGCAAGAAGCGTCCGCAATGGCTGATGACCGCCGAACTGGTGGAAACCACCAAGCTGTATGCGCGCATGGTTGCCAAGATCGAACCGGACTGGATCGAGCCGCTGGCCGGGCACCTGATCAAGAAAAACCACTTCGAACCCCATTGGGAGAAGAAGCGCGGACAGGTGGTGGCCTATGAGCAAATCACCCTGTTCGGGCTCATTGTCGTTGGTCGCCGGCCTGTGCATTACGGGCCGGTGGATCCGGTGGTGTCACGGGAGCTGTTCATCCGCGAGGCGCTGGTGCGCGGCGAGATCCAGTCCAAGGCCAAGTGCCTGAGTGCCAATACCCGGTTGCTGGAGCAACTCGACGAACTGGAAGCCAAGGCTCGTCGCCGCGACATCCTGGCGGACGAGGAAACCCTGTATGCCTTCTACGACGCGCGCTTGCCAGCCGAGATCCACCAGACCGCGACGTTCGACAGCTGGTACCGGATCAACAGCCAGAAAGACCCGCAACTGTTGATCATGCGCGAAGAAGACGTGTTGGCCCGCGAAGCCAGCGAAGTCACCGCCGCGCATTACCCCGACACCTTGCGCGTCGGCGACCTGACCTTGCCGCTGAGCTATCACTTCGAGCCCAACCACCCACGCGACGGCGTGACGTTGCGAGTGCCGGCGCCGCTGCTGCCGATGCTACCGCCGGAGCGCCTGGAGTGGCTGGTGCCCGGGGTGATCGAAGCCAAGTGCATCGCCCTGGTGCGCAACCTGCCCAAGGCCTTGCGCAAGAACTTCGTGCCGGTGCCCGACTTCGTCAAGGCGGCGCTGCAACGCATCACCTTCGCCGAAGGTTCGTTGCCGCAAGCCCTGGGCCGTGAGTTGTTGCGCATGACCGGCGCGCGGGTCAGCGACGAAGCCTGGGCGGAAGCCGCGCAGCAGGTGGAAAGCCATCTGCGCATGAACCTGGAAATCGTCGACGGCCAGGGCAAGTTCCTCGGTGAGGGCCGGGACTTGGCCGAGCTGACGGCGCGCTTTGCCGAGGCCAGCCAGGCCGCCTTGGCCGTACCGCAAACGGCGAAAAGCCAGGCGCCGGTGGAGGCGAAAATCTTTGCGCCGGTGGCCGAGAAAACCCAGCAGAAGATCGCCGGGCTGTCGATGACGGTCTATCCGGCGCTGGTGGAAGAGGGCGGCGTGGTCAAGGAAGGACGTTTCCCGACCCCGGCCGAAGCCGAATTCCAGCATCGCCGCGCCTTGCAACGCTTGCTCATGCAGCAATTGGCCGAATCGGCCAAGTTCCTGCGTGGCAAGCTGCCCGGGCTGACGGAGCTGGGCCTGCTGTACCGCGAACTCGGGCGGATCGACAGCCTGGTGGAAGACATCCTGCTGGCCAGCCTCGACAGTTGTGTGCTCGAAGGCGAAGCGAGCCTGCCTCGCGACGGTGCCGCACTGGCCTCCCTGGCCGAGCGCAAGCGCGGCGGCTGGACCGAGCACGCCGAACGTCTGGCGAAACTGACCCTGGACATCCTCAAGCTCTGGCATGGCCTGCAAAAACGCTTCAAGGGCAAGATCGACCTGGCCCAGGCCGTGGCGCTGAACGATATCAAGCAGCAACTCAGCCACCTGGTGTATCCGGGGTTCGTGCGCGAAACCCCACATCAGTGGCTCAAGGAACTGCCGCGCTACCTCAAGGCCATCGAGCAACGCTTCGAGAAGCTCGGTAGCCAGGTGCAGAAGGACCGGGTCTGGAGCGGCGAACTGTCGAACCTCTGGGCCCAATACCAGGCCCGCGCCAGCAAACACGCCCAGGAAGGCAAGCGCGATCCGCAACTGGAACTGTACCGCTGGTGGCTGGAGGAATACCGGGTGTCGCTGTTCGCCCAGCAACTGGGGACCAAGGTGCCGATTTCCGACAAGCGCCTGGGCAAGCAGTGGAGCCTGGTGGAGGGCTGA
- the aceK gene encoding bifunctional isocitrate dehydrogenase kinase/phosphatase, which yields MPQPWPAIEIARSILDGFDDYREHFRQITDGARARFEQALWLEAQAASAARINLYEEKVFETVAKLHKAFDDETLMDVSCWPLVKSAYISLIDLRFDDELSETWYNSIFCGLFSHDLISDGTMFIHTTRPSLRRARAAQTRTYKPQGQLDRMLASVFADYRFSEDYADLPGDLQRLEAQLRENLPDWVCKDPELTVELFSSVLYRNKGAYLVGRIFTRDDQWPLVIPLLHREGRGIQIDALITDEAQVSIIFSFTRSYFMVDVPVPAEFIGFLKRILPGKHIAELYTSIGFYKHGKSEFYRALINHLANTDDQFIMAPGVRGMVMSVFTLPGFNTVFKIIKDRFSPSKNVDRATVIEKYRLVKSVDRVGRMADTQEFADFRFPLGKFEPACLEELLEVAPSTVSVEGDTVLIRHCWTERRMTPLNLYLENANQDQVREALEDYGLAIKQLAAANIFPGDMLLKNFGVTRHGRVVFYDYDEICFLTEANFRHIPQPRTPEDEMASEPWYSIGPLDVFPEEFPPFLFADAGQRKLFDQLHGELYNADYWKGLQEAIRAGKVIDVFPYRRKDPDNE from the coding sequence ATGCCGCAGCCATGGCCCGCCATCGAAATCGCCCGTTCGATCCTCGACGGCTTCGACGATTATCGTGAGCATTTCCGGCAGATCACCGACGGCGCCCGCGCCCGGTTCGAGCAGGCGCTGTGGCTGGAGGCGCAAGCGGCTTCGGCGGCGCGCATCAACTTGTATGAAGAAAAAGTCTTCGAAACCGTTGCCAAGCTGCACAAGGCCTTCGATGACGAAACCCTGATGGACGTGAGCTGCTGGCCGCTGGTCAAGAGCGCCTATATCAGCCTGATCGACCTGCGCTTCGACGATGAGCTGTCGGAAACCTGGTACAACTCGATCTTTTGCGGGCTGTTCAGCCACGACCTGATCAGCGATGGCACCATGTTCATCCACACCACCCGGCCCAGCCTGCGCCGCGCCCGTGCCGCCCAGACCCGCACCTACAAACCCCAGGGACAGTTGGACCGGATGCTGGCGAGCGTGTTCGCCGATTACCGTTTCAGCGAGGACTACGCCGATCTGCCGGGCGACCTGCAGCGCCTCGAAGCGCAGTTGCGCGAGAACCTGCCGGACTGGGTCTGCAAGGACCCGGAACTGACGGTGGAGTTGTTTTCCTCGGTGCTTTACCGCAACAAGGGCGCCTACCTGGTGGGCCGGATCTTCACCCGCGATGACCAATGGCCGCTGGTGATCCCGCTGCTGCACCGCGAGGGCCGGGGTATCCAGATCGATGCGTTGATTACCGACGAGGCGCAGGTGTCGATCATCTTCTCGTTCACCCGCTCGTACTTCATGGTGGACGTGCCGGTGCCGGCGGAATTCATCGGCTTTCTCAAGCGCATCCTGCCGGGCAAGCACATCGCCGAGCTGTACACCTCCATCGGTTTCTACAAGCACGGCAAGTCCGAGTTCTACCGAGCGTTGATCAATCATCTGGCGAACACCGACGACCAGTTCATCATGGCCCCGGGGGTGCGTGGCATGGTCATGAGCGTGTTCACCCTGCCGGGCTTCAACACGGTATTCAAGATCATCAAGGACCGTTTCTCGCCGTCGAAAAACGTTGACCGGGCCACGGTGATCGAGAAGTACCGCTTGGTGAAGAGCGTCGACCGGGTCGGGCGCATGGCCGATACCCAAGAGTTCGCCGATTTCCGTTTTCCCCTGGGCAAGTTCGAGCCGGCGTGCCTGGAGGAACTGTTGGAAGTGGCGCCGTCCACGGTGTCGGTGGAAGGCGACACGGTGCTGATTCGTCACTGCTGGACCGAGCGCCGCATGACACCGCTGAACCTGTATTTGGAAAACGCCAACCAGGACCAGGTGCGCGAGGCGCTGGAAGACTATGGCCTGGCCATCAAGCAACTGGCGGCGGCCAATATCTTTCCCGGCGACATGCTGCTCAAGAACTTCGGCGTGACCCGCCACGGCCGCGTGGTGTTCTACGACTACGATGAAATCTGCTTCCTGACCGAAGCCAACTTCCGCCACATCCCCCAGCCCCGTACACCGGAAGACGAAATGGCCTCCGAGCCCTGGTATTCCATCGGGCCGCTGGACGTGTTTCCCGAGGAGTTCCCACCCTTCCTGTTCGCTGACGCCGGGCAGCGCAAGCTGTTCGACCAGTTGCACGGCGAGTTGTACAACGCCGACTATTGGAAAGGCCTGCAAGAGGCAATCCGGGCGGGGAAGGTGATCGACGTGTTCCCGTATCGGCGTAAGGACCCGGACAACGAATAA
- a CDS encoding DMT family transporter, giving the protein MNLVDILRLLSLAAIWGASFLFMRIIAPVIGTIPTAFFRVSIAFVGLLVILALMRIDWNFRGKLKVVMGLGLINSGIPATFYSLAAQVLPAGYSAIFNATTPLMGVLIGGLFFSEKLTPAKVSGVCLGLFGVGILTRAGPVAFDLQLLMGALACLLATTCYGFAGFLTRRWLDQQGGLDSRLSALGSMFGATVFLLPLFGYSVISQPPASWGGWSVWMSLLGLGLVCTALAYILYFRLLSSIGPVKSMTVTFLIPPFGVLWGALLLDEPLGMAHLYGGVLIAAALWLVLKPGVVKPAEVSAR; this is encoded by the coding sequence GTGAACCTCGTCGATATCCTGCGCTTACTGTCACTGGCCGCTATCTGGGGCGCCAGTTTCCTGTTCATGCGCATTATCGCCCCCGTCATTGGCACAATTCCCACTGCCTTTTTTCGCGTGTCCATCGCCTTCGTCGGGCTGCTGGTGATCCTGGCCCTGATGCGCATCGACTGGAATTTTCGCGGCAAACTCAAAGTCGTGATGGGGCTGGGCCTGATCAACTCGGGCATTCCGGCCACCTTCTATTCGTTGGCCGCCCAGGTGCTGCCGGCCGGTTATTCGGCGATCTTCAACGCCACCACGCCGTTGATGGGGGTGCTGATCGGCGGCTTGTTCTTCAGCGAAAAACTCACCCCGGCCAAGGTCAGCGGTGTCTGCCTGGGGTTGTTCGGCGTCGGCATCCTGACCCGCGCCGGCCCGGTGGCGTTCGACCTGCAATTGCTGATGGGCGCCCTCGCCTGCCTGCTGGCCACGACCTGCTATGGCTTTGCCGGTTTTCTCACCCGTCGCTGGCTCGATCAGCAAGGTGGCCTGGACAGCCGTCTCTCGGCCTTGGGCAGCATGTTCGGCGCCACGGTGTTCTTGCTGCCGCTGTTTGGCTACAGCGTCATCAGCCAACCACCGGCCAGCTGGGGTGGCTGGAGCGTCTGGATGTCACTGCTGGGGCTGGGCCTGGTGTGTACCGCGCTGGCGTACATCCTTTATTTCCGCCTGCTCAGTTCCATCGGCCCGGTCAAATCCATGACCGTGACCTTCCTGATTCCGCCGTTCGGCGTGCTGTGGGGGGCGTTGCTGCTGGATGAGCCGTTGGGGATGGCGCATTTGTATGGCGGGGTGTTGATTGCGGCGGCGTTGTGGTTGGTGCTCAAGCCTGGGGTGGTGAAACCGGCTGAGGTGTCTGCCCGGTAG